Proteins co-encoded in one Arthrobacter globiformis genomic window:
- the istB gene encoding IS21-like element helper ATPase IstB: MPEAKETAGQIEYYSRAMKAPRIREAAARLADQARDGGWTHEEYLAAVLSREVAAREASGAEARARAAGFPARKSLEDFSFDHQPGLKRDTIAHLATGAFLSEASNIVLLGPPGTGKTHLATGLGLRATLLGHRVLFATAIDWVARLQAAHQNGRLPQELVRLRRYGLIIVDEVGYIPFEQDAANLFFQLVSSRYEHASLILTSNLPFARWGDVFGDQVVASAMIDRIVHHAEVITLKGSSYRLKHTQADSLPSTRPENTAE, translated from the coding sequence ATGCCCGAGGCCAAAGAAACCGCAGGACAGATCGAGTACTACTCCCGGGCCATGAAGGCACCCCGTATCCGGGAAGCAGCGGCCCGGCTCGCTGACCAGGCAAGAGACGGCGGCTGGACCCACGAGGAATACCTCGCCGCGGTCCTGTCCCGGGAAGTCGCCGCCAGGGAGGCCTCCGGAGCTGAAGCCCGGGCCAGGGCCGCAGGATTCCCGGCCCGAAAATCGCTCGAGGACTTCAGCTTCGACCACCAGCCCGGCCTCAAACGCGACACCATCGCGCACCTGGCCACGGGCGCATTCCTCAGCGAAGCGTCCAACATTGTCCTGCTCGGCCCGCCCGGGACCGGCAAGACACATCTCGCTACCGGGCTCGGCCTCCGGGCCACCCTGCTCGGCCACCGGGTCCTGTTCGCCACCGCCATCGACTGGGTCGCCCGGCTCCAGGCTGCTCATCAAAATGGGCGGCTGCCACAGGAACTGGTCAGGCTGCGCCGCTACGGGCTGATCATCGTCGACGAGGTCGGCTACATCCCGTTCGAGCAGGACGCGGCGAACCTGTTCTTCCAACTCGTCTCATCGCGCTACGAACACGCCTCGCTGATCCTGACCTCGAACCTGCCCTTCGCCCGCTGGGGTGACGTCTTCGGAGACCAGGTCGTGGCCTCGGCCATGATTGACCGGATCGTCCACCACGCCGAAGTCATTACCCTCAAGGGCTCCAGCTACCGGCTCAAACACACGCAAGCGGACTCGTTGCCCTCGACACGGCCAGAAAATACGGCAGAATAA
- the istA gene encoding IS21 family transposase, producing MITVEDWALIRRLHLAEGESMRSIAARLGISRNTVAKAVSAESPPTYVRAPRDSGIKAVEPAIRALLRENPRMPATVLAERVGWSGSPAWFRENVARIRPEYAPADPADRITYEPGDQAQCDLWFPEVRIPVGAGKPRILPVLVMVSSHSRFVMARMIPSRMTGDLLAGMWELIGGLGAVPRRLIWDNETGIGRRNSFAAGVPAFAGVLATRIVQVRPYDPESKGVVERTNQFLETSFLPGRSFASPEDFNAQLAEWLLKANTRLVRRIGARPTELLPQDKAAMLGLPPVPPVTGFAARVRLPRDYYVRMGSNDYSVHPQAIGRFVDVTADLATVRVSLDGRSVGDHSRSWGTGLTITDPVHVDAARTLRKAFQNPVPAERAGVRDLADYDRAFGVVLDDGQVA from the coding sequence GTGATCACAGTGGAGGATTGGGCGCTTATTCGGCGGTTGCATCTTGCCGAGGGTGAGTCGATGAGGTCGATAGCGGCGCGGCTGGGCATTTCCCGGAACACGGTCGCGAAAGCGGTCAGCGCTGAGAGCCCGCCGACGTATGTTCGGGCGCCTCGGGACTCCGGGATCAAAGCGGTCGAGCCGGCCATACGGGCGCTGCTGAGGGAGAACCCGCGGATGCCGGCCACGGTGCTTGCAGAACGCGTGGGCTGGTCCGGGTCGCCGGCCTGGTTCAGGGAAAACGTGGCCAGGATCCGGCCGGAGTATGCCCCGGCTGACCCTGCTGACCGGATCACTTACGAACCCGGGGATCAGGCGCAGTGCGACCTGTGGTTCCCGGAGGTGCGAATCCCGGTTGGGGCGGGAAAGCCAAGGATCCTGCCGGTGCTGGTCATGGTGTCCTCGCATTCGCGGTTCGTCATGGCGCGGATGATTCCGTCCCGCATGACCGGGGATTTGCTGGCCGGGATGTGGGAGCTGATCGGTGGTTTGGGGGCGGTTCCGAGGCGGCTGATCTGGGACAACGAAACCGGGATCGGGCGACGGAACAGCTTCGCGGCCGGAGTACCGGCGTTCGCTGGAGTGCTCGCGACCAGGATCGTGCAGGTCAGGCCCTACGACCCGGAGAGCAAGGGAGTCGTGGAGCGGACGAACCAGTTCCTGGAGACCTCGTTCCTGCCGGGACGGTCCTTCGCTTCGCCGGAGGACTTCAACGCCCAGCTCGCGGAGTGGCTGCTCAAGGCCAATACCCGGCTGGTCCGCCGGATTGGTGCCCGGCCCACGGAACTTCTCCCTCAGGACAAGGCGGCGATGCTTGGATTGCCGCCGGTTCCGCCGGTGACAGGGTTCGCCGCGAGGGTCAGGCTCCCACGGGATTACTACGTCAGGATGGGATCCAACGACTACTCCGTGCACCCGCAGGCTATCGGTAGGTTCGTCGACGTCACCGCAGACCTGGCCACTGTCCGCGTCAGCCTGGATGGCAGAAGCGTCGGAGACCACTCCCGCTCTTGGGGCACTGGCCTGACGATCACCGATCCGGTCCACGTCGACGCTGCCCGGACGCTGCGGAAAGCCTTCCAAAACCCGGTGCCCGCGGAGCGCGCCGGAGTGCGGGACCTGGCCGACTACGACCGCGCATTCGGCGTCGTTCTCGATGATGGGCAGGTCGCCTGA
- a CDS encoding MFS transporter — protein sequence MIYPTGTTASVDTSISRETSSKFKRRFMVRLVAVFIGGMFLDGYILGIIGPVTGPMRSDLQLDALSLGMIAAGPLAGIFVGSPLAGWATDKFGRKPMFLVDMGLFLVASAAQFFVTSGDGAVIQLAIIRFFMGVAIGGEYSIGGPLLSEFSPPKLRGRLLGLTLIAWYVGFMMAFIIGTLLHDAGTPWRLVIGTSTILAFVLFLARLGLPESPSWLITKGRREEALAIARRYVESPQMHNSITEEIDLRMIQEAQAAQSRTKIKGASFGMLFSRQYWRTTLFTSGFWFCAVTPYFAIATFADDVLNQFGFGGGWAGGVGLSALAAAGVVTTVLLIDKLGRRILTVPGQWLCAGILLIIGVWANAPAILVLGLFLAFSFFNAGYTTMTQVYPAEVFPGHLRGIGMGFAAAFSRIGAALGTFALPWAISNIGMGPSMVVAAAVALLGAVLSQWLAPETKGRTLAEISANFSH from the coding sequence ATGATCTATCCGACCGGGACGACGGCCTCCGTCGACACCTCCATATCAAGAGAGACCAGCTCCAAGTTCAAACGCCGCTTCATGGTGCGGCTTGTCGCTGTCTTCATCGGCGGCATGTTCCTCGACGGTTACATCCTCGGAATCATCGGCCCCGTCACCGGACCCATGCGGTCAGATCTCCAGCTCGACGCACTATCTCTGGGCATGATCGCTGCAGGCCCGCTGGCTGGTATCTTCGTCGGCTCCCCGCTGGCCGGCTGGGCTACTGACAAGTTCGGACGCAAGCCTATGTTCCTCGTGGACATGGGCCTGTTCCTGGTCGCCTCAGCGGCCCAGTTCTTCGTAACCTCCGGAGACGGGGCCGTGATTCAGCTCGCCATCATCCGGTTCTTCATGGGCGTCGCGATCGGCGGCGAGTACTCAATCGGTGGGCCATTGCTATCAGAGTTCTCCCCTCCAAAGCTCCGCGGGCGATTGCTCGGGCTGACTCTGATCGCCTGGTACGTCGGTTTCATGATGGCATTCATCATCGGCACGCTCCTGCACGACGCCGGCACCCCATGGCGCCTCGTAATCGGCACGAGCACGATACTCGCATTCGTCCTGTTCCTCGCCCGCTTGGGCCTCCCCGAATCGCCGAGCTGGCTCATTACGAAGGGACGGCGTGAGGAAGCACTCGCGATCGCACGCAGATACGTCGAATCGCCCCAGATGCACAACAGCATCACCGAAGAGATCGATCTGAGGATGATCCAGGAGGCCCAAGCCGCGCAGAGTAGGACCAAAATCAAGGGCGCCTCCTTCGGAATGCTGTTCTCGAGGCAGTACTGGCGCACCACCCTCTTCACCTCAGGTTTTTGGTTCTGCGCGGTCACTCCGTACTTCGCGATCGCGACCTTCGCCGACGACGTGCTCAACCAATTCGGCTTCGGCGGCGGCTGGGCCGGTGGAGTCGGCCTGTCCGCACTTGCGGCCGCGGGTGTTGTCACCACCGTGCTTCTGATTGACAAGCTCGGCCGCCGAATCCTCACCGTGCCCGGGCAGTGGCTCTGCGCAGGCATCCTGTTGATCATCGGAGTCTGGGCGAACGCACCAGCGATCCTCGTGCTCGGCCTGTTTCTCGCCTTCTCCTTCTTCAATGCCGGCTACACCACGATGACCCAGGTCTATCCGGCCGAGGTATTCCCCGGCCACCTGCGCGGCATCGGCATGGGCTTCGCCGCGGCCTTCAGCCGCATCGGAGCCGCACTCGGCACCTTCGCCCTGCCATGGGCGATCAGCAACATCGGCATGGGCCCAAGCATGGTCGTAGCCGCGGCCGTCGCATTACTCGGTGCAGTCCTCTCGCAATGGCTCGCGCCTGAGACGAAGGGGCGCACCCTCGCCGAGATCTCAGCAAACTTCTCCCACTGA
- a CDS encoding Gfo/Idh/MocA family protein yields MYRFHPQHHKVRELLDAGRIGDVVSMHARFHFNMDRAPSEVRLQPNLEGGAVNDVGCYAIDIMNMVMGGPPTNVYAKGTSPSDPVETTVAAILDYNGVLGTFDCGFEGPRTNTFQIIGTEGQITLDKAFDPDPGESERVTVSLRTGQTEILDITEDHFKVEIERFSSVLACGHAAGIVNRELTEQNLAVRLAVHESLATRLPCKVGANEGG; encoded by the coding sequence ATGTACCGCTTCCACCCACAGCACCATAAAGTCCGGGAGCTCCTGGATGCAGGCAGGATAGGCGACGTCGTCTCCATGCACGCCCGCTTCCACTTCAACATGGACCGGGCCCCCAGCGAGGTCCGGCTCCAGCCCAACCTGGAAGGCGGGGCAGTCAACGACGTCGGCTGCTACGCCATCGACATCATGAACATGGTCATGGGCGGCCCTCCGACTAACGTCTACGCCAAAGGAACAAGCCCCTCGGATCCCGTTGAAACAACCGTGGCAGCTATCCTCGACTACAACGGAGTCCTGGGAACGTTCGACTGCGGCTTTGAAGGGCCCCGGACCAACACCTTCCAGATCATAGGAACAGAAGGGCAAATCACCCTGGATAAGGCCTTCGACCCCGACCCCGGGGAATCCGAGCGGGTAACGGTCTCCCTGCGGACCGGACAAACGGAGATCTTAGACATTACGGAAGACCATTTCAAGGTCGAGATTGAACGCTTCAGCAGCGTCTTGGCATGCGGCCATGCAGCAGGCATCGTAAACAGGGAATTAACCGAACAAAACCTCGCTGTGCGCCTCGCCGTCCACGAATCGCTCGCTACCCGCCTGCCATGCAAGGTCGGAGCCAACGAAGGTGGCTGA
- a CDS encoding SDR family oxidoreductase: MTAPGLLKDTVVLISGGTQGLGAPIARQAAAEGAAGIAVTGRSAEAGGKIAEDLTGIGVPSVFLQADLGDTPQASSTVTRTIEHFGRLDAVVNAAGLTTRGSMTDTTPELFDEHIAVNLKAPFFIMSEAIKHFKEREAPGNIVNIISMSSHGGQPYLAPYVASKAGLAGLTRNAAHAHRWDRIRINGVNIGWTATEGEDLIQRRFHGAGDDWLEKANASVPMGKLGQVDEIAEFVVFLLSARSGIVTGSVIDWDQNVVGGAD; encoded by the coding sequence ATGACAGCACCAGGGCTGCTCAAGGACACCGTCGTACTAATCAGCGGGGGCACCCAGGGCCTCGGCGCCCCCATTGCCCGGCAGGCCGCGGCCGAGGGAGCCGCGGGCATCGCCGTCACCGGACGCTCCGCGGAGGCCGGCGGGAAAATCGCCGAGGACCTCACCGGAATTGGTGTGCCTTCGGTATTCCTGCAGGCAGACCTCGGGGACACGCCGCAGGCAAGCAGCACGGTCACCAGGACCATCGAGCACTTCGGCCGTCTAGATGCGGTGGTCAATGCCGCGGGCCTGACAACCCGGGGCAGCATGACCGACACAACCCCTGAACTGTTCGATGAACATATTGCCGTCAACCTCAAGGCGCCGTTCTTCATCATGTCCGAGGCCATCAAGCACTTCAAGGAACGTGAAGCTCCGGGGAATATCGTCAACATCATCAGCATGTCCTCACACGGAGGCCAGCCCTACCTGGCGCCATACGTCGCGTCCAAGGCCGGGCTCGCCGGACTGACCCGGAATGCGGCCCACGCCCACCGGTGGGACAGGATCCGAATCAACGGGGTCAACATCGGTTGGACGGCAACGGAGGGCGAAGACCTCATTCAGCGCCGGTTCCACGGCGCCGGCGACGACTGGCTCGAAAAAGCCAACGCCTCCGTCCCGATGGGCAAGCTCGGCCAGGTCGATGAGATTGCCGAATTTGTCGTGTTCCTGCTCTCTGCCCGCAGCGGCATAGTGACCGGTTCCGTCATCGACTGGGACCAGAATGTGGTTGGCGGCGCGGATTGA
- the iolG gene encoding inositol 2-dehydrogenase: protein MKKLNVALCGSGRIGRVHAANLAAHPGINLTWVADPATESAEEVATQYGARPTGSTADVFADASLDAVVICSPTPTHVQLIEAAAARGIAVLCEKPIDLDIERVRSCRETLAAAGIPLMMGFNRRFDPAFAAIRQRVTAGEIGRLEHLSIISRDPAPAPAAYIAASGGIFRDMTIHDLDMARFFIPDIVEVAAHGANVFSDYIAKAGDFDSAVVTLRGRNGELVSITNSRHSAYGYDQRLEAFGSGGMLRADNISPTTVRSFGSRAVEAADPYEPFFLERYAAAYRRELDHFVETVNTGTPCSPGFDDGISALILADTAAESAATGRTITVEGTLQT, encoded by the coding sequence ATGAAGAAGCTGAACGTCGCCTTGTGCGGGTCGGGCCGCATCGGCCGGGTGCATGCTGCCAACCTCGCGGCCCATCCGGGGATCAACCTGACCTGGGTTGCCGATCCTGCGACCGAGAGCGCGGAAGAAGTCGCCACGCAGTACGGGGCCCGCCCTACCGGCTCCACTGCTGACGTCTTCGCCGACGCATCACTGGACGCCGTCGTAATCTGTTCGCCGACCCCAACACACGTCCAGCTGATTGAGGCGGCGGCCGCGAGAGGCATCGCTGTGCTGTGTGAAAAACCGATCGATCTCGACATTGAGCGGGTGCGAAGCTGCCGGGAGACGCTGGCCGCCGCCGGCATTCCGCTCATGATGGGCTTCAACCGGCGGTTTGATCCCGCCTTCGCAGCGATTCGTCAGCGCGTAACGGCGGGAGAGATCGGACGGCTCGAGCACCTGTCCATAATCAGCCGGGACCCGGCGCCGGCCCCTGCGGCCTATATCGCCGCATCCGGAGGAATCTTCAGGGACATGACCATCCACGACCTCGACATGGCCCGGTTCTTCATTCCGGACATTGTGGAGGTCGCCGCGCACGGTGCGAACGTCTTCAGCGACTACATCGCCAAGGCGGGAGACTTCGACTCCGCCGTCGTGACCCTCCGAGGCCGGAACGGGGAACTCGTCAGCATCACGAACTCCCGGCACAGCGCCTACGGGTATGACCAGAGGCTTGAAGCCTTTGGAAGCGGGGGGATGCTGCGGGCCGACAACATTTCACCCACTACCGTTCGCAGTTTCGGAAGCCGCGCTGTGGAGGCGGCAGACCCGTACGAGCCGTTCTTCCTGGAGCGCTACGCTGCCGCGTACCGGCGCGAGCTCGACCATTTCGTCGAGACCGTCAACACCGGCACCCCTTGTTCGCCCGGATTCGACGACGGCATATCCGCGCTGATCCTGGCCGATACGGCAGCTGAATCGGCAGCAACAGGCAGGACCATCACCGTTGAAGGAACATTGCAGACATGA